The following DNA comes from Colletes latitarsis isolate SP2378_abdomen chromosome 13, iyColLati1, whole genome shotgun sequence.
TTCTGGCGTGTTTGGTGGTCAGGCCCCCGGTCTCCGCGTCCCTCTCCAGCCTGTGCCCCGACCTGGACCTGGTCAGCTGCCTCTGCACGTACTCCTCCAGGTCGTTCTCCTCCTTCTTGGCGATCACTCGGTTCAGGATGATCAGGAAGACACCTACCAGGATGGCGAACAGCCCGATGGCCACCAGCTCGTTCCACCAGCCTCCGGAGGCCTTGGTGCCCCACTGGGCCAGGTCTCCAGGCAGCAACCCGCTCATGAGGAGGAACGCGCCGAGGACCAGGAACACCACGCCGATGTGGAGCATCCCGATCGACGTCACCACCTTGGTGTCCAGCATCCCTTGGCCAGCCGAGCGGCTCGAGTGTCCGGACTTGTGCTGCCTCGGGGGGTGGTCCAAGGAACCTGTCGACGCCCTCGGCGATGTCAACCCGCTCTCGCCCGACTGAGCGCTGTAACGGCGCTCGCGGGCACGACGCTGCTCGTCCCGGCGCTTTCTCTGACGCTTGATGGCCAGCGCAGAGTGCAATCCAACCGCGTGCATCCTGCAACACCGGAAAGACAACCCTTGGCTCAGTCAATTCTCTACAGTCAAATCTCTACAACCCACTCTAACCGCCTATTCCCGATTTCCGATCCCCCACGCGTCCGGACTAATCGCATGCACTAACGCCAGCGTTCGTTACTTCGTTTCAGCTAATTTCGCTCAACGATGCTCGTCTATCTCTCGCAGCCTTGTCCGGGACAATTTCAACCCTAATCGCGGTGCACAGGGTTCATTCACAGGGTTCACAGGATGCACTGCGACGGAATCACGCGCCAATTACCCAAACGATTTCCATTGGTGTCCTCTCGGGCCTGTGAACATTTCTTCTTGCACGATCCTGAGATAATGAGTCTCAAAATCATTTGAAACGTTAGTTTCGTGACCCCCCCTTCTTGGTTATTCCAATGTTTTCAGTTTAGAGATTTATCAAACTTTCCCATCGTCTCGAGAGTCACGCTAATTACGCGAAACGGAGCTCGATTGAATAATTTTATACGTTGTAATGATACTGAGGAACGACAGGGGGTTGGGAAGAGTTTTTAAATTCTACTTTGCGACGGAACCAAACGACTTCCATTGGTGTCCTCTCGGGCCCGTGAACATTTCTTCTTGCGCGATCCTGAGATAATGAGTCTCAAAATCATTTGAAACGTTAGTTTCGTGACCCCCCCCTTGGTTATTCCAATGTTTTCAGTTTAGAGATTTATCAAACTTTCTCATCGTCTCGAGAGTCACGCTAATTACGCGAAACGGAGCTCGATTGAATAATTTTATACGTTGTAATGACACTGAGGAACGACAGGGGGTTGGGAAGAGTTTTTAAATTCTACTTTGCGCCAATTACCCCAACGATTTCCATTGGTGTCCTCTCGGGCCTGTGAACATTTCTTCTTGCGCGATCCTGAGATAATGAGTCTCAAAATCATTTGAAACGTTAGTTTCGTGACCCCCCCGCTTGGTTATTCCAATGTTTCCAGTTTAGAGATTTATCAAACTTTCTCATCGTCTCGAGAGTCACGCTAATTACGCGAAACGGAGCTCGATTGAATAATTTTATACGTTGTAATGATACTGGGGAACGACAGGGGGTTGGGAAGAGTTTTTAAATTCTACTTTGCGACGGAACCAAACGACTTCCATTGGTGTCCTCGGGCCCGTGAACATTTCTTCTTGCACAATCCTGAGATAATGAGTCTCAAAATCATTTGAAACGTTAGTTTCGTGACCCCCCCCTTGGTTATTCCAATGTTTTCAGTTTAGAGATTTATCAAACTTTCTCATCGTCTCGAGAGTCACGCTAATTACGCGAAACGGAGCTCGATTGAATAATTTTACACGTTGTAATGATACTGAGGAACGACAGGGGGTTGGGAAGAGTTTTTAAATTCTACTTTGCGCCAATTACCCCAACGATTTCCATTGGTGTCCTCGGGCCTGTGAACATTTCTTCTTGCGCGATCCTGAGATAATTAGTCTCAAAATCATTTGAAACGTTAGTTTCGTGACCCCCCCTCTTGGTTATTCCAATGTTTTCAGTTTAGAGATTTATCAAACTTTCCCATCGTCTCGAGAGTCACGCTAATTACGCGAAACGGAGCCCGATTGAATAATTTTATACGTTGTAATGATACTGAGGAACGACAGGGGGTTGGGAAGAGTTTTTAAATTCTACTTTGCACCAATTACCCAAACGATTTCCATTGGTGTCCTCGGGCTTGTGAACATTTCTTCTTGCACGATCCTGAGATAATGACTCTCAAAATCATTTGAAACGTTAGTTTCGTGACCCCCCCTCTTGGTTATTCCAATGTTTTCAGTTTAGAGATTTATCAAACTTTCTCATCGTTTCGAGAGTCACGCTAATTACGCGAAACGGAGCTCGATTGAATAATTTTATACGTTGTAATGACACTGAGGAACGATAGGGGGTTGGGAAGAGTTTTTAAATTCTACTTTGCGACGGAACCAAACGACTTCCATTGGTGTCCTCGGGCCCGTGAACATTTCTTCTTGCACGATCCTGAGATAATGAGTCTCAAAATCATTTGAAACGTTAGTTTCGTGACCCCCCCTCTTGGTTATTCCAATGTTTTCAGTTTAGAGATTTATCAAACTTTCTCATCGTTTCGAGAGTCACGCTAATTACGCGAAACGGAGCTCGATTGAATAATTTTATACGTTGTAATGACACTGAGGAACGATAGGGGGTTGGGAAGAGTTTTTAAATTCTACTTTGCGACGGAACCAAACGACTTCCATTGGTGTCCTCGGGCCCGTGAACATTTCTTCTTGCACGATCCTGAGATAATGAGTCTCAAAATCATTTGAAACGTCAGTTTCGTGACCCCCCCCCTTGGTTATTCCAATGTTTCCAGTTTAGAGATTTATCAAACTTTTCCATCGTCTCGAGAGTCACGCTAATTACGCGAAACGGAGCTCGATTGAATAATTTTATACGTTGTAATGACACTGAGGAACGATAGGGGGTTGGGAAGAGTTTTTAAATTCTACTTTGCGACGTCCTCTGCCATAGTAATTGAGTTACGATGGCTTTTAAGGACTGCAACGGCGCATTTTACGGCCGCGATGCAATTTCTATACTTGTGTCGGAAAAAGATCGCCACGGGCCTTGGAAACGTTTTACCCGtgtttcgtttaattttaattactgaAATTACACTTGGTGAGTGtagaatatacatatacagggtgttcggctaaccctgggagaaattttaataggggattctaggggctaaaataagacgaaaattaagaataccaatttgttgatggaggcttcgttaaaaagttattaacgtttaaagtttcgaacatactgaatttttttctagaaaatgcgcaggattttgggggtatgtttattcatcaaaaattattgtaattgacccctgcaacagaaaataatttttttagaatgatttgaaaaatttttttttccccgtcgagaaatttcacaccttctcgaatttttttatagaaagtgggtaggattttggaggtatgtctattcaccaaaaattattgtaattgacccccgcaactgaaaataatttttttagaacgatttgaaatttttcaattttgtcgaaatttaggcacttcgatttttcttaataatttgtttttcatttttggtaattttgtttgacgtcctatagaaaagatgtctaatacttttttgtaggtacctatgggctctacttcagaaaaaagtttcattgaaatatattcactattgtaggagttatgatcgtttgaaaattgcaccccttttatggagtttttatcaatttacggtgttaaggaattactttttcaatattgttagaatttctacatattctccgctaaaatacgcgttgtttgcttttttgaaaatggaaatcctccaatccgttcagaagttatgacattttaaagattcgcatgaaattttcgagccacataaattacatttttgattaggaatttttttctcgaaagtgaacaggatttcgagggtgggtctatttaccaaaaattattgtaattgacccctgcaactgaaaataatttttttagaatgatttgaaaaatttttttttcccgtcgagaaatttcacaccttctcgaatttttttatagaaagtgggtaggattttggaggtatgtctattcaccaaaaattattgtaattgacccccataattgaaaataatttttctagaacgatttgaaatttttcaattttgtcgaacatTAGGcacttcgatttttcttaataatttgtttttcatttttggtaattttgtttgacgccctatagaaaagatgtctaatacttttttgtagtcaTCCATGaggtctatttcagaaaaaagtttcatggaaatatattcactattgtaggagttatggtcgtttgaaaattggacccctTTTATAGagtttttctcaatttacggtgttaaggaattactttttcaatattgttagaatttctacatattctccgctaaaatacgcgttgtttgcttttttgaaaatggaaatccttcaatccgttcagaagttatgacattttaaagattcgcatgaaattttcgagcaacataaattacatttttgattaggaatttttttctcgaaagtgaacaggatttcgagggtgggtctatttaccaaaaattattgtaattgacccctgcaactgaaaataatttttttagaatgatttgaaaaatttttttttcccgtcgagaaatttcacaccttctcgaatttttttatagaaagtgggtaggattttggaggtatgtctattcaccaaaaattattgtaattgacccccgcaactgaaaataatttttttagaacgatttgaaatttttcaattttgtcgaaatttaGGCATcccgatttttcttaataatttgtttttcagttttggtaattttgtttgacgccctatagacaagttctctaatacttttttgtaggtacccatgaggtctattttagaaaaaagtttcatggaaatatattcactattgtaggagttatgatcgtttgaaatttggaccccttttatggagtttttctcaatttacggtgtcaaggaattactttttcaatattgttagaatttctacatattctccgctaaaatacgcgttgtttgcttctttgaaaatggaaatccttcaatctgttcagaagttatgacattttaaagattcgcatgaaattttcgagcaacataaattacatttttgattaggaattttttttctcgaaaatgcgcaggaattcgggggtatgtttattcatcaaaaattattgtaattgacccccgcgactgaaaataatttttttagaatgatttgaaaaatttttttttccgtcgagaaatttcacaccttctcgaatttttttatagaaagtgggtaggatttcgggggtatgtctattcaccaaaaattattgtaattgacccccacaactgaaaataatttctttagaatgatttgaaatttttcaattttgtcgaaatttaggcaccccgatttttcttaataatttgtttttcatttttggtaattttgtttgacgccctatagaaaagatgtctaatacttttttgtagtcaTCCATGagatctatttcagaaaaaagtttcatggaaatatattcactattgtaggagttatgatcgtttgaaaattggaccccttttatggagtttttctcaatttacggtgttaaggaattactttttcaatattgttagaatttctacatattctccgctaaaatacgcgttgtttgcttttttgaaaatggaaatccttcagtccgttcagaagttatgacattttaaagattcgcatgaaattttcgagccacataaattacatttttgattaggaatttttttctcgaaagtgaacaggatttcgagggtgggtctattcaccaaaaattattgtaattgaccctcgaaaacgaaaataatttttccaaaacgatttgaaatttttcaattttgtcgaaatttaggcacttcgatttttcttaataatttgtttttcatttttggtaattttgtttgacgctctatagacaagttgtttaatacttttttgtaggtacccatgagctctacttcagaaaaaagtttcattgaaatatattcactattgtatgagttatggtcgtttgaaaattggaccccttttatggggtttttctcactttatgatGTCAAGGCATAACTTGTTCAAAATTgtcagaatttctatatattctccgctaaaatacgcgttgtttgcttttttgaaaatggaaatcctctaattcgttcagaagtcatgacattttaaagattggcatgaaattttcgagcaacataaattacattttcgattgggAATTTTTTccacgaaagtgagtaggatttcgggggtatgtctattcaccaaaaatgattgtaattgacccctgcaatttaaaataatttttccagaacgatttgaaatttttaaatttcaacgaaattatGGCACCTACccccatcgatttttcttaataattagtttttgatttttagtaattttgtttgacgttctataggaaagttgtctaatacttttttgtaggtactcatgagctctagtttagaaaaaagttttattgaaatatattcactattataggagttatggtcgtttcaaAATTGTACCActcttatagggtttttctcactttacggtgtcaaggaacaactttttcaatattgtcagaatttctacacattcttcgctaaaatacgcgttgtttgcttctttgaaaatggaaatcctccaatgcgttcaaaagttatgacattttaaagattcgcatgaaattttcgaatgacatttctggtcagatatTACAtttccagtaatgaatttttgttTCGAAAACGCGtacgaattcgggggtatgtctattcaccaaaaatgcttgtaattaacccctacaaccgaaaataatttttccagaatgatttgaaatttgttaattttattttttaataacttttcaacgaagcctcaatcaacaaattaatattcttgattttcgtcttattttggcctctagaatctcccattaaaatttttcccaggtgtggccaaacaccctgtatataaatagcTTTTCTGACAAATAAAAAACCCTTTCGAGATTAAGTCATGCTGCAAAAGAATCAATCACGATCAACAGAACCCTAACCTCGGTTAGGTTTTCAGCTATCCGCGCGACCCTACCAGAACATGATCGATCGATGAGAAAAATGATGGCTCAAAATAACATTTACACATGGCGTCCCGCCCACCCAACGCTCTTCATGATATTTCAAATACGCTCGATAATCGGTTCAACGACAAAAGACTTTTATTTTGTTCGTTTTTGAGCCTAATCTCAAGTGCAAAACCTAacttttcgacgaagaaaaaaattttgcaatctctccaaaaaaattatttttagctaggagggtctataacaataatttttggtgaatagacatacccccaaaatcctacccactttcgagaaaaaaattcgagaaggtgtgacatttttcgacgaaattaaaatatttcaaatcgttctgaaaaaaatattgttagctgtgggggtcaattacaatcatttttggtgaatagacatacccccgaaatcctacccattttcgagaaaaaaattcgagaaggtgtgacattttccgacgaaattaaaatatttcaaatcgttctgaaaaaaatattgttagctgtgggggtcaattacaataatttttggtcaatagacatacccccgaaatcctacccattttctagaaaaaaattcaggaaggtgtgaaatttttcgacggaaaaaaaaaatttcaaatcgttttagaaaaattattttcagttgcaggagtcaattacaataatttttggtgaatagacatacccccgaaattctacccactttctagaaaaaaattcgagaaggtgtgaaatttttcgacggaaaaaaaaaatttcaaatcgttttggaaaaattattttcagttgcaggggtcaattacaataatttttggtgaataaacatacccccgaaatcctacccattatctagaaaagaattcgagaagatattgacaaaattaaaaaatttaaaatcgctctaaaaaaattcttttcgattGTAGAAGTCgattagaattattttttatgaatagacatacccctgaaatcctacgaattttcgacaaaaaaattcagaaagtagGTCAAATTTTTCtgcgatattaaaaaattccaaagcgttccaaaaaaattatttcttgttgcaggggtcaattacaatcatttttggttattagacatatccccgaaattctacgcgttttcgagaaaaaaattgtttaccgaacatCTAATGgggggccagaaatggttccctgaaatttcatgcatatctttaaaacgtcgtaacttctgaacggattgaaggattttaatgtttaaaaaagcaatcaacgcgtattttagtagagaataagtagaaattctaaaaatattgaaaatgttattccttgaccacgtaaagtaaggaaaaccacataaaaatggttcaatatttaaatgaccataactcctacaatagtgaatatattttaatgaaatttatttctaaagtagagctcatgggtatctaaaaaaaagtattagacaacttttctataagacgtcaaacaaaattactaaaaatcaaaaattaattattaagaaaaatcgatggggggtaggtgccttaatttcgtcgaaatttaaaaatttcaattcgttctggaaaaattattttagattgcaggggtcaattacaatcatttttggtcaatagacatacccccgaaatcctacccagtttctagaaaaaaattcgaaaaggtgtgacatttttcgacgaaattaaaatatttcaaatcgttctgaaaaaaatattgttagctgtgggggtcaattacaatcatttttggtgaatagacatacccccgaaatcctaccccctttcgagaaaaaaattcgaaaacgtgtgacatttttcgacgaaaaaaaaaaatttcaaatcgttttggaaaaattattttcagttgcaggggtcaattacaataatttttggtgattagacatacccccgaagtcctgcgcattttcgagaaaaaaattcattaaggatagaactttaaacgttaataactttttaatgaagcctccatcaacaaattggtattctttatttttgtcttattttggcccccagaatctctcattaaaattttaccaGCGGTGGTCGAACCCCCTGTgctatatttgaaaaatatacaaattcaCCCTCCTAGAAGCAAAGTTTATCTAGAAACTTCCTAAAAAAAGAGTTTAATTCCTGCAAAAGAATTCTTGTCTCGTATTTAGCGACGTTCTGAGTCAGTTTGGTGTTAGTCAGAGAAAATAGGGCGCACCTTCTGGAGGCACGTGTCAACACGAAACGTAGCTCGGAGGAATCGTGGCTTAGGGGGATGTAACATCTCGAGAAAGCCTCGAGAGAGAACCATTGTCGATCCTCCATTAGAGCAACGACAACGCCAGAGGAGGTGTGAGAGAACGGGGGACACATTTGTCTTGCGAGTGGAATTTTCTCGAAAGAAAATGTCGTTTCGAGGCGCAGAAGTGCATCGAAAAGAAATTACTGCTTATAAAATTTTTGGAAGCCTATAGAATTTttagtttaaaatttaatttaactctCCAACTTATTTGGACTTCCAAACAGTGTTATCGTTCTTTGtttctttcaaatattaataatactagGGTTTAAGACTCcccaaattattaatatttgaaaagaaTGAAGAACACGTCCTGaatattgataataaattttgaAAGTACATGTAAATATacaagggtgctcggccaccccaggggaaaattttaatgggggattctagaggccaaaataagacgaaaatcgagaatgccaatttgttgatggaagctttgttaaaaagttattgataattaaattcaaaaatttcaaatcgttctggaaaaattatttttagttgcaggggtcaattacaattgtttttggtcattacacataccctcgaaatcctactcactttcgagaaaaaaattccttacctaaaATTTAAttgggtgcctaaattcgacgaaaaaaaaaatttcagatcgttctaaaaaaattcttttcagttgcaggggtaaattacaattatttttggtcaatacatatacccccgaaatcctactcactttcgagaaaaaaattcttcactggAAATGTAATATTTGACCAGAAAagttaccctgaaatttcatgtgaatctttaaaatgtcataacttctgaacggattgaaggatttccattttcaaaaaagcaaacaacgcgtattttagtggagaatatgtagaaattctgacaATGTTgagaaagttgatccttgactccgcaaaatgacaaaaacccccataaaaatggtccaattttcaaacgaccataactcctacaatggtgaatatattttaatgaaacttttttctggagtagagctcatggatacctacaaaaaagtattagacaacttttctatagggcgtcaaacaaaattactagaaataaaaaacgaagtttcacgaaaaatcgacagggggtaggtgcctaaatttttcgacgaaaaaaaaatttttcaaatcgttctggaaaaattattttcggttaaaggggtcaattacaataatttttggtcaatagacataccccagaattcTTACGCGTTttcaaggaaaaaattcctaatcgaaaatgtaatttatggccagaaatgtcacttcaAAAATTCGTGCATATCTTTAaactgtcataacttctgaacggattgaccgattttaatgtttaaaaagacaaacgatgcgtattttgatggagaatatgtagaaatcgcaaaaatattcgtaaagttTATCCTTGGCCCTGCAAAAttacaaaaaccccataaaaatggtccaattttcaaacgaccataactcctacaatactaaAGGTatctcagtgaaacttttttctgaggcaGAGCCCatcggtacctacaaaaaagtattaaccaacttttctgtagggtgtcaaactaatttattaaaaataaaaaacgaagtctcaagaaaaatcgatggggggtaggtgccttaatttcggtgaaattaaaaaatgtcaaatcgttctggaaaaattattttagtttgcaggggtcaattacaatcatttttggtcaatagacatacccctgaattcgtacaccttttcaagaaaaaaattctttactggaaATGTCACTCGAAAAAATGGTGCGTATCTTTACactgtcgtaacttctgaacggattgaccgattttaatgtttaaagaggcaatcaacgcgtattttggtggagaatatgtagcaatcgcaaaaatattcgaaaagttgatccttggctccgcaaaatgacaaaaaccccataaaaatggtccaattttcaaacgaccataactcctacaatactaaaggtatctcattaaaacttttttctgagacaGAGCCCatcggtacctacaaaaaagtattaaccaacttttctgtagggtgtcaaactaatttattaaaaatcaaaaacgaagtttcaagaaaaatcgatgggGGGTAAGTGCCTtaatttcggtgaaattaaaaaatttcaaatcgttctggaaaaattattttcagttgcaggggtcaattacaataatttttggtcaatagccatacccccgaaatcctacccactttctagaaaaaaattcgaggaggtggtaaaatttttcgacaaaattaaaaaatttcaaatcgtcctgaaaaaaatattgttagctgtgggggtcaattacaatcatgtttggtgaatatacataccccaaaaattctatgcgttttcgagaaaaaaattagaataggtggacaaatttttctagaaaaaaattcagttggaactttaaacgttaataactttttaacgaagcctcaatcaacaaattagtattctcgattttcgtcttattttggcctccagagtcTGATATTCTCCAAATATCTCTTATTTAGGCCTATCTAGTATCACAGATTATACTAGATACGTATCATCTTGGAGGGTGCAATCTCTTAATTCTCTCTTGTCCTAGGGTAAAATGGCTCTCCAGGTTCCTAGAGGGCTCGAGGTGAAGTGAAGAATACTCATCGGTGACGTGGTCGCAAAGACTACGCTCCCTCGAAACGAAAACCGCCGCCACAAGTTCCGGTTTCGCCGTTTCCAGTCGATTGTCTTGCTGAAAACTTTTTCCATCGCGAGTTACCGAGGGAACTATGCTCGACCGTGTACCGaggtttattaatatttaccgccggtgtaacgtaatGTAGGTCGAGCCACGACACCAAAGGGAGGGAAGGCTCTCACCCTACACTAGCTACTTGCAGATAAGATTTTTATCTTCCATCCTTTATTGTCCATCGTAAACAACGATGGCCTATTCGATCCACGTTACGAGATTTCAATCTTTAAAGGCGATACCAAGCAACTCTCCGGATTTTCATGCACCAAACCCAGCCCTCCATGTACCATTTCACTAGCACAGGGTGAGATTTCATTTGCAAAAGGGTTGATTTCCAGTCAACACTTCACATTAGCTGCCTCGTGTTCCTAGCTTGGTAGATCGATCGAGCGTTGGGTGAACGAATCAGGGCTTTGGATCGGTAATTTTTGTATTGCAAACAGCTCTCCATGTACCATTTCATTAGCACAGGGTGAGATTTCATTTGCAAAAGGGTTGATTTCCAGTCAACTCTTCACATCAGCTGCCTCGTGTTTCTAGCTTAGTAGATCGATCGAGCGTTGGGTGAACGAATCAGGGCTTTGGATCGGTAATTTTTGTATTGCAAACAGCCCTCTATGTACCATTTCATTAGCACAGGGTGAGATTTCATTTGCAAAAGGGTTGATTTCCAGTCAACACTTCACATCAGCTGCCTCGTGTTTCTAGCTTGGTAGACCGATCGAGCGTTGGGTGAACGAATCAGGGCTTTGGATCGGTAATTTTTGTATTGCAAACAGCCCTCCATGTACCATTTCATTAGCACAGGGTGAGATTTCATTTGCAAAAGGGTTGATTTCCAGGCAACACATCACATTAGCTGCCTCGTGTTCCTAGCTTGGTAGATCGATCGAGCGTTGGGTGAACGAATCAGGGCTTTGGATCGGTAATTTTTCTATTGCAAACAGCC
Coding sequences within:
- the LOC143349526 gene encoding uncharacterized protein LOC143349526 isoform X1, producing the protein MHAVGLHSALAIKRQRKRRDEQRRARERRYSAQSGESGLTSPRASTGSLDHPPRQHKSGHSSRSAGQGMLDTKVVTSIGMLHIGVVFLVLGAFLLMSGLLPGDLAQWGTKASGGWWNELVAIGLFAILVGVFLIILNRVIAKKEENDLEEYVQRQLTRSRSGHRLERDAETGGLTTKHARRARQMQQVASSASIETENEKDSTSPPRSPPPAYSPPPTMNGDHQVVPSALYLEQITEEEIISDRVETSTTNSLSPGSPSETRELLQNPRYSKQNGNPQQAHRPLYVSRI